The proteins below are encoded in one region of Candidatus Scalindua japonica:
- a CDS encoding RNA-binding domain-containing protein: MTEEELKIILQEFCRLPAETEVFEFKEARISYDSNKLGKYFSALSNEANLKGKSHAWLIFGIKDKGRTIVGSQFRHNRKDLDNLKGELANKTTNRISFIEIYELHLPEGRIVMFHIPAAPKGIPVAFDGHYYGREGEKLSPLTLEEIERIRAQVALEDWSAATVPDTAIDDLDSEAIAKARENYKNKFPHQAHDIDCWDDITFLNKAKVIIKGKITRTAIILLGKPESEHFVSPAEAKIRWLLKDAKGNNRDYHIESCPLLLAVDKIYAKIRNLKYRYIKDGTLFPDEVDQYEPFVIREAINNCIAHQDYTKGGRINVVEMDDQLIFTNLGSFIPGSVEKVVKEDAPEEHYRNRFLATAMFNLKMVDTAGGGIRKMFNYQRERFFPMPEYDLSEDKVKVTVIGKVLDMDFARVLARNPSLSLEQIIMLDKVQKQKPLPDEEIKYLKGFGLIEGRKPNYVISAKITASLSNDELKAHYIKQRGLDDEHYKNLIVEYLKKFGESPRKNIEKFLQDKLPDILTESQKKNKVTNLLSALRIKGIIRNNGYSKWSPV; encoded by the coding sequence ATGACGGAAGAAGAATTGAAAATTATATTGCAGGAATTTTGCAGACTGCCTGCGGAAACGGAGGTCTTTGAATTTAAAGAGGCCAGGATTAGTTATGACTCTAATAAGCTGGGCAAATATTTTTCTGCTCTTTCAAATGAGGCAAACCTCAAAGGCAAATCTCACGCATGGCTTATTTTCGGGATTAAGGATAAGGGAAGAACAATAGTTGGCAGCCAGTTCCGCCATAACCGTAAAGATCTTGACAACCTTAAAGGAGAGTTAGCCAATAAAACCACCAATCGTATTTCTTTTATTGAAATCTATGAACTGCATCTACCCGAAGGCCGTATAGTTATGTTTCACATACCTGCTGCTCCAAAAGGTATACCCGTTGCCTTTGATGGACACTACTATGGAAGGGAAGGAGAAAAACTATCGCCGTTGACTCTGGAAGAAATTGAACGTATTCGGGCACAAGTTGCTTTGGAGGATTGGAGCGCTGCTACGGTGCCGGATACCGCAATTGACGACCTTGACTCTGAGGCTATCGCAAAGGCTCGTGAAAACTACAAGAACAAGTTTCCCCACCAAGCGCATGATATTGATTGTTGGGATGATATCACTTTTTTAAATAAAGCCAAAGTAATAATAAAGGGTAAAATTACCCGTACAGCAATAATCCTGTTAGGCAAACCGGAATCGGAACATTTTGTTAGCCCGGCAGAGGCAAAGATACGCTGGCTCTTGAAAGATGCCAAAGGAAATAACAGGGACTATCACATTGAGAGTTGTCCTTTACTGTTGGCTGTTGATAAGATATATGCAAAAATCCGCAATCTGAAATACCGCTATATCAAAGACGGCACTTTATTCCCTGATGAGGTTGACCAATACGAACCGTTTGTAATTCGTGAAGCTATAAACAATTGCATTGCACATCAGGATTACACAAAAGGTGGCCGCATTAATGTTGTTGAAATGGATGATCAATTGATATTTACTAATCTCGGCAGCTTCATTCCCGGCTCAGTGGAGAAAGTAGTTAAGGAAGATGCGCCAGAAGAACATTACCGCAATAGGTTTCTTGCAACCGCAATGTTTAATTTAAAAATGGTTGACACCGCAGGCGGTGGCATAAGGAAAATGTTTAATTATCAGCGTGAAAGATTTTTTCCAATGCCGGAATATGACTTGTCAGAAGATAAAGTAAAAGTGACAGTAATCGGCAAGGTACTCGATATGGACTTTGCGCGTGTACTCGCAAGAAATCCGAGTTTGTCTCTTGAGCAAATTATCATGTTAGATAAGGTGCAAAAGCAGAAACCACTTCCTGATGAAGAGATCAAATATCTGAAAGGATTTGGTTTAATAGAGGGAAGAAAACCCAATTACGTTATCTCCGCCAAAATTACTGCATCGCTGTCCAATGATGAATTAAAGGCTCATTATATTAAGCAGAGAGGTCTTGATGATGAACACTACAAAAACCTTATCGTTGAATATCTAAAAAAGTTTGGAGAATCACCAAGAAAAAACATTGAGAAGTTCCTTCAGGATAAATTGCCGGACATATTAACTGAATCCCAGAAGAAAAACAAAGTTACTAACTTGCTCTCTGCATTAAGAATCAAGGGGATAATACGTAACAACGGGTATTCTAAATGGTCTCCTGTTTAA